A genomic region of Ammospiza nelsoni isolate bAmmNel1 chromosome 3, bAmmNel1.pri, whole genome shotgun sequence contains the following coding sequences:
- the PPIL4 gene encoding peptidyl-prolyl cis-trans isomerase-like 4 isoform X2 produces MAVLLETTVGDLVIDLYTEERPRACLNFLKLCKVKYYNYCLIYNVQRDFIIQTGDPMGTGRGGESIFCQLYGDQARFFEAEKVPRIKHKKKGTVSMVNNGSDQHGSQFLITTGENLDYLDGVHTVFGEVTEGMDVLKTINETFVDKDFIPYQDIRINHTVILDDPFDDPPGLCVPDRSPEPTKEQLDSGRIGADEEIDDMKGRTADEIEEVQAEKEAKTRAILLEMVGDLPDADIKPPENVLFVCKLNPVTTGEDLEIIFSRFGPIKSCEVIRDWKTGESLCYAFIEFEKEEDCEKAYFKMDNVLIDDRRIHVDFSQSVAKIKWKGKGGRYTKEDFKDYEKDRDKPSKFALKEKVKPKQDAKYDLVLDEDVEESHTSQSHLAKKQKKKKHHHSEDEDDDKRTKKSKDSERKHEERCRERTKGEKRDRHRSRSRSQDRDYSRQKDKYREDSRVRDWDKKTDRSRSPKKSKDKERSKYR; encoded by the exons ATGGCGGTGCTCCTGGAGACCACGGTGGGCGACCTGGTCATCGACCTGTACACGGAGGAGCGTCCCCGCG CTTGTCTGAATTTCCTGAAGCTCTGCAAAGTCAAATACTACAATTATTGTCTTATTTATAATGTACAG AGGGATTTTATTATACAAACTGGTGACCCCATGGGAACTGGTCGTGGAGGGGAATCCATATTTTG TCAGCTGTATGGTGATCAAGCCAGATTTTTTGAGGCAGAAAAAGTGCCAAGAATCAAGCACAAGAAGAAGGGAACTGTGTCCATGGTGAACAATGGCAGTGATCAGCATGGATCACAG TTCCTCATTACCACAGGGGAAAACCTGGATTACCTTGATGGTGTGCATACAGTATTTGGAGAAGTGACAGAAGGCATGGATGTGTTGAAGACAATTAATGAAACCTTTGTAGATAAGGATTTTATCCCATATCAAGATATCAG GATAAATCATACAGTAATTTTAGATGATCCCTTTGATGACCCACCTGGGCTGTGTGTTCCTGATCGCTCACCAGAACCTACAAAGGAGCAGCTCGAT aGTGGCAGAATAGGAGCAGATGAAGAAATTGATGACATGAAAGGACGGACTGCAGATGAAATAGAAGAAGTTcaggcagaaaaagaagcaaaaactcGTGCAATTCTTTTGGAAATG GTGGGAGACTTGCCAGATGCGGACATCAAACCGccagaaaatgtgctttttgtgTGTAAACTGAATCCTGTGACCACAGGTGAAGACCTGGAGATAATATTTTCACGATTTGGTCCCATCAAAAG TTGTGAAGTGATCCGAGACTGGAAGACTGGTGAATCTCTTTGTTATGCTTTCATTGAGTTTGAAAAG GAGGAAGACTGTGAGAAAGCCTACTTCAAAATGGACAATGTGCTGATAGATGACAGACGGATACATGTGGATTTTAGCCAGTCTGTTGCAAAGATTaaatggaagggaaaag GTGGGCGGTATACCAAAGAAGATTTCAAGGACTATGAGAAGGACCGTGACAAACCTTCGAAATTTGCTCTGAAAGAAAAGGTTAAACCAAAGCAAGA TGCCAAGTATGACCTTGTGCTGGATGAGGATGTAGAAGAGTCTCACACAAGTCAGTCACACTTGgctaaaaaacagaaaaagaaaaagcaccaCCACTCtgaagatgaagatgatgaCAAGAGGACCAAAAAATCTAAG GACTCTGAGAGGAAGCACGAAGAGCGCTGCAGGGAGAGGACCAagggtgagaagagggacaggCACCGGAGCCGCAGCCGCTCTCAGGACAGAGATTACAGCAGGCAAAAAGACAAATACAGAGAAGACAGCCGAGTGAGAGACTGGGATAAAAAAACAGACAGAAGCAGAAGTCCTAAGAAATCAAAAGACAAAGAGAGGTCCAAGTACAGATGA
- the PPIL4 gene encoding peptidyl-prolyl cis-trans isomerase-like 4 isoform X1, which yields MAVLLETTVGDLVIDLYTEERPRACLNFLKLCKVKYYNYCLIYNVQRDFIIQTGDPMGTGRGGESIFCQLYGDQARFFEAEKVPRIKHKKKGTVSMVNNGSDQHGSQFLITTGENLDYLDGVHTVFGEVTEGMDVLKTINETFVDKDFIPYQDIRINHTVILDDPFDDPPGLCVPDRSPEPTKEQLDSGRIGADEEIDDMKGRTADEIEEVQAEKEAKTRAILLEMVGDLPDADIKPPENVLFVCKLNPVTTGEDLEIIFSRFGPIKSCEVIRDWKTGESLCYAFIEFEKEEDCEKAYFKMDNVLIDDRRIHVDFSQSVAKIKWKGKGGRYTKEDFKDYEKDRDKPSKFALKEKVKPKQEYPFLFKDLSLTSTISAKYDLVLDEDVEESHTSQSHLAKKQKKKKHHHSEDEDDDKRTKKSKDSERKHEERCRERTKGEKRDRHRSRSRSQDRDYSRQKDKYREDSRVRDWDKKTDRSRSPKKSKDKERSKYR from the exons ATGGCGGTGCTCCTGGAGACCACGGTGGGCGACCTGGTCATCGACCTGTACACGGAGGAGCGTCCCCGCG CTTGTCTGAATTTCCTGAAGCTCTGCAAAGTCAAATACTACAATTATTGTCTTATTTATAATGTACAG AGGGATTTTATTATACAAACTGGTGACCCCATGGGAACTGGTCGTGGAGGGGAATCCATATTTTG TCAGCTGTATGGTGATCAAGCCAGATTTTTTGAGGCAGAAAAAGTGCCAAGAATCAAGCACAAGAAGAAGGGAACTGTGTCCATGGTGAACAATGGCAGTGATCAGCATGGATCACAG TTCCTCATTACCACAGGGGAAAACCTGGATTACCTTGATGGTGTGCATACAGTATTTGGAGAAGTGACAGAAGGCATGGATGTGTTGAAGACAATTAATGAAACCTTTGTAGATAAGGATTTTATCCCATATCAAGATATCAG GATAAATCATACAGTAATTTTAGATGATCCCTTTGATGACCCACCTGGGCTGTGTGTTCCTGATCGCTCACCAGAACCTACAAAGGAGCAGCTCGAT aGTGGCAGAATAGGAGCAGATGAAGAAATTGATGACATGAAAGGACGGACTGCAGATGAAATAGAAGAAGTTcaggcagaaaaagaagcaaaaactcGTGCAATTCTTTTGGAAATG GTGGGAGACTTGCCAGATGCGGACATCAAACCGccagaaaatgtgctttttgtgTGTAAACTGAATCCTGTGACCACAGGTGAAGACCTGGAGATAATATTTTCACGATTTGGTCCCATCAAAAG TTGTGAAGTGATCCGAGACTGGAAGACTGGTGAATCTCTTTGTTATGCTTTCATTGAGTTTGAAAAG GAGGAAGACTGTGAGAAAGCCTACTTCAAAATGGACAATGTGCTGATAGATGACAGACGGATACATGTGGATTTTAGCCAGTCTGTTGCAAAGATTaaatggaagggaaaag GTGGGCGGTATACCAAAGAAGATTTCAAGGACTATGAGAAGGACCGTGACAAACCTTCGAAATTTGCTCTGAAAGAAAAGGTTAAACCAAAGCAAGAGtatccttttcttttcaaag ATCTGTCCTTAACCAGCACCATCAGTGCCAAGTATGACCTTGTGCTGGATGAGGATGTAGAAGAGTCTCACACAAGTCAGTCACACTTGgctaaaaaacagaaaaagaaaaagcaccaCCACTCtgaagatgaagatgatgaCAAGAGGACCAAAAAATCTAAG GACTCTGAGAGGAAGCACGAAGAGCGCTGCAGGGAGAGGACCAagggtgagaagagggacaggCACCGGAGCCGCAGCCGCTCTCAGGACAGAGATTACAGCAGGCAAAAAGACAAATACAGAGAAGACAGCCGAGTGAGAGACTGGGATAAAAAAACAGACAGAAGCAGAAGTCCTAAGAAATCAAAAGACAAAGAGAGGTCCAAGTACAGATGA
- the ZC3H12D gene encoding probable ribonuclease ZC3H12D, whose product MALAGSISSKAAPPHSRKVSAAGVEVHQSKMDFFCKLGYGKQDICKVLENLGQEALEDDVLKELIRMGSKPQAPEDQAQPSQLKLVARGSCSTSPGLKWPGEDESDSSDSLRPIVIDGSNVAMSHGNKEVFSCWGIQLAVDWFRERGHTDIKVFVPLWRKEPPRQDSPIADQHILEELEKQSILVYTPSRKVKGKRVVCYDDRYIVKVAYQSDGVIVSNDHYRDLQNENPEWKWFIEQRLLMYSFVSNRFMPPDDPLGRHGPTLSNFLSKKPVLPEKKWQPCPYGKKCTYGNKCKFYHPERQHQAQLSVADELRAKTKVPLPQGKEEERCQCSPCDACTETLREARGCSGPSRCPGRSQGGCSEQTSRTWPSSTGSDLRRDPRLPQPEPLLEKMSAVSIRADTYGCSWSRCTSRDRGVTDSPQPCSDLRHKLLSLHPPRGLQRPGSPGCPFQRGALPAVPGGTCPERGWAQERPGVPGAGHGSRCFPRGAQHEQALESQQPLLRQCPALCPARLPPYGEPHSHPHAQPHPHAQLQQRCVPGQPPGQPAQLEPSNGTGLFQNAHAYPSAAAYRDYWHTPAANPPSAQQINIHRELCSPYPYSGMSQVMTLYPSIQDKGTGAPPL is encoded by the exons ATGGCACTGGCCGGTTCAATTTCCAGCAAAGCAGCACCACCGCACTCCAGAAAAGTTTCTGCGGCAGGAGTGGAAGTGCACCAGAGCAAGATGGATTTTTTCTGCAAGTTGGGCTATGGTAAGCAGGACATCTGCAAAGTGCTGGAGAACCTGGGCCAAGAGGCCCTGGAGGATGATGTGCTGAAGGAGCTGATTCGGATGGGGAGCAAACCTCAGGCTCCAGAGGACCAGGCTCAGCCTTCCCAGCTGAAGCTGGTAGCCCGTGGGTCGTGCAGCACCTCCCCAGGGCTGAAGTGGCCTGGAGAAGATGAAAGTGATTCTTCTGACTCCCTGAGGCCCATTGTGATCGATGGCAGCAATGTTGCCATGAG TCATGGAAACAAGGAGGTGTTCTCCTGCTGGGGCATCCAGCTGGCGGTGGATTGGTTCCGAGAGAGGGGGCACACTGACATCAAGGTTTTTGTCCCACTCTGGAGGAAGGAACCCCCTCGACAAGACAGCCCCATTGCAG ATCAGCACATCcttgaggagctggagaagcaATCCATCCTGGTGTACACCCCCTCCAGGAAGGTGAAGGGCAAGCGGGTGGTTTGCTACGACGATCGCTACATAGTGAAAGTCGCTTACCAGAGCGACGGAGTCATTGTTTCCAATGACCACTACCGGGATCTCCAGAATGAAAACCCCGAGTGGAAATGGTTCATTGAGCAGCGACTGCTCATGTACTCCTTTGTCAGTAACAG GTTTATGCCTCCTGACGATCCATTAGGCCGGCACGGACCCACCTTAAGTAACTTCCTCAGCAAAAAGCCAGTGCTTCCTGAGAAAAAATGGCAGCCTTGCCCTTATG GTAAAAAATGCACCTATGGCAACAAATGCAAATTTTACCACCCAGAGAGACAACATCAAGCTCAGCTTTCGGTTGCTGATGAGCTCAGGGCCAAAACAAAGGTCCCGTTACcccaggggaaggaggaggagaggtgTCAGTGCTCCCCTTGCGACGCCTGCACAGAAACTCTGCGGGAAGCCCGAGGCTGCTCGGGGCCCTCCCGCTGCCCAGGCCGGTCCCAGGGGGGCTGCTCGGAGCAGACATCCCGTACCTGGCCCAGCAGCACCGGCTCTGACCTGCGGAGGGACCCGCGCCTGCCGCAGCCAGAGCCGCTGCTGGAGAAGATGTCAGCGGTGTCCATCCGTGCGGACACCTACGGCTGCAGCTGGTCCCGCTGCACCTCTCGGGACAGGGGCGTCACggacagcccccagccctgctccgaCCTCAGGCACAAGCTGCTCTCACTTCATCCCCCTCGGGGCTTGCAGCGCCCCGGCTCTCCCGGGTGCCCTTTCCAGCGAGGAGCGctcccggccgtgcccggcGGGACGTGCCCGGAGCGCGGCTGGGCTCAGGAGCGCCCGGGTGTGCCCGGAGCAGGACACGGGAGCCGCTGCTTCCCTCGCGGTGCTCAGCACGAACAGGCCCTGGAgagccagcagcctctgctgcggcagtgcccggctctgtgccctgcccgGCTGCCCCCGTACGGCgagccccattcccatccccatgctcagccccatccccacgcccagctccagcagcgcTGTGTGCCCGGCCAGCCCCCGGGGCAGCCCgcccagctggagcccagcaACGGAACGGGATTATTCCAGAACGCCCATGCCTACCCCAGTGCCGCCGCTTACAGGGACTACTGGCACACCCCAGCTGCAAATCCACCCTCTGCCCAGCAAATAAACATacacagggagctgtgctccCCTTATCCGTACAGTGGGATGAGCCAGGTGATGACTCTGTACCCCAGTATACAGGATAAGGGCACTGGAGCACCTCCCCTGTGA